In a genomic window of Chryseobacterium sp. G0162:
- a CDS encoding NUDIX hydrolase encodes MDYMDSREQILQKSAEAKELFLPHISVDPVVFGFDQNELKVLLVKMKYRKQWLLPGGYVRRDEDLDEAVVRVLEDRAGVTDVFLEEFGVFGRKNRSQLYFEEFDETLFQKQRFISVGYYALYNSSEINPVADDVSEACEWVYLHQLPEIDFAMDHREIIEKALLTLREKISSKPIGYNLMPEKFTLPELQKLYEAILGKTLNRGNFYRKIKNLNVLKKLDEQRRVGAHRSPDLYSFDMENYERALENGLNSW; translated from the coding sequence ATGGATTATATGGATTCCAGGGAACAGATCTTACAGAAATCTGCAGAAGCAAAAGAACTTTTTCTTCCTCATATTTCAGTAGACCCCGTAGTTTTTGGCTTTGACCAAAATGAACTTAAGGTATTGCTGGTAAAAATGAAGTACAGAAAACAATGGTTGTTGCCGGGAGGCTATGTAAGAAGAGATGAAGATTTGGATGAAGCAGTCGTAAGAGTGTTGGAAGACAGAGCTGGGGTTACTGATGTATTTCTGGAAGAATTTGGCGTTTTTGGGAGAAAAAACAGAAGTCAGCTCTATTTTGAAGAGTTTGATGAAACCCTTTTCCAAAAGCAAAGATTTATTTCGGTAGGATATTATGCACTTTACAATTCTTCTGAAATTAATCCTGTAGCCGATGATGTGAGTGAAGCCTGTGAGTGGGTCTATTTGCATCAGTTACCTGAAATTGATTTTGCTATGGATCACCGTGAAATTATTGAAAAGGCGTTGCTTACTTTACGGGAGAAAATCTCTTCCAAACCAATCGGCTACAATCTAATGCCGGAAAAATTCACCCTTCCGGAGCTGCAGAAACTATATGAAGCGATATTGGGTAAAACACTCAACCGAGGAAATTTCTACAGAAAGATTAAAAATCTGAATGTTTTAAAAAAACTTGATGAACAAAGACGTGTAGGAGCGCACAGATCTCCTGATCTTTATTCCTTCGATATGGAGAATTATGAAAGGGCTTTGGAAAACGGGCTGAACAGCTGGTAG
- a CDS encoding MBL fold metallo-hydrolase, translating into MKIIPLKEGNFSASKTKDFTLLTEENFDTISGIKMSVQPFLIITENDYILLDAGIGWKNDAGKKVISEILERENVNPKQITKLLLSHLHKDHIDGAITLTENGYQATFPNAEIYIQKRELNFAMENKGNPSFDFTILEKLIQLPNIVWMNDDKGQISKEISYEVVGGHTPFMQVFWIREHEETVFYGADDLPQASYLKYHLAYKSDFDGRKAMELRLLWDKEARENDWKILLYHDLDTAVIKI; encoded by the coding sequence ATGAAAATCATTCCACTCAAAGAAGGCAATTTTTCAGCCAGTAAAACCAAAGACTTTACACTTTTAACAGAAGAAAACTTTGATACCATTTCTGGAATAAAAATGTCTGTTCAGCCTTTTCTTATCATTACTGAAAACGATTATATCCTTTTAGATGCTGGAATTGGCTGGAAGAATGATGCGGGTAAAAAAGTCATTTCTGAAATTCTAGAAAGAGAAAATGTAAACCCTAAGCAGATTACAAAACTCCTTCTCTCCCACCTTCATAAAGATCATATTGATGGCGCCATAACGCTAACAGAAAATGGTTATCAAGCTACATTCCCCAATGCAGAGATCTATATCCAAAAACGCGAGCTGAATTTTGCGATGGAAAATAAAGGAAATCCTTCTTTTGATTTTACTATTTTGGAAAAGCTTATTCAGTTACCAAATATTGTTTGGATGAATGATGATAAAGGTCAGATTAGTAAAGAAATTTCCTATGAGGTGGTTGGTGGACATACTCCGTTTATGCAGGTGTTCTGGATCAGAGAACATGAGGAAACTGTTTTTTATGGAGCAGATGATCTTCCACAAGCTTCCTATTTGAAATACCATTTGGCTTACAAAAGTGATTTTGATGGCAGAAAAGCAATGGAATTAAGGCTTTTATGGGATAAGGAAGCCAGAGAGAATGATTGGAAAATACTCCTTTATCACGATTTGGATACAGCCGTTATTAAAATTTAA
- a CDS encoding helix-turn-helix transcriptional regulator, which translates to MKNKKPESNLEDLNQKILVQDEIIALAKANSPRLLNKFRLFYPDFFEKLSAIQPGLKNSELIFCIYLKLNMTTKEIATYIFVTPKAIQNRKNRLRKKLSIPSDFDIYKWFNEI; encoded by the coding sequence ATGAAAAATAAAAAACCTGAATCCAACCTGGAAGATTTAAATCAAAAGATTCTTGTACAAGATGAAATTATTGCATTAGCCAAAGCAAATTCTCCCCGTCTGCTGAACAAATTCAGATTGTTCTATCCGGATTTTTTTGAAAAATTATCTGCGATACAGCCTGGCCTTAAAAATTCTGAACTGATCTTTTGTATTTACCTTAAGCTTAATATGACAACAAAGGAAATAGCAACCTATATCTTTGTTACTCCAAAAGCAATACAAAACCGGAAAAACAGACTCCGAAAGAAGCTTTCTATTCCATCTGATTTTGATATCTATAAATGGTTTAATGAAATTTAA